Proteins found in one Miscanthus floridulus cultivar M001 chromosome 4, ASM1932011v1, whole genome shotgun sequence genomic segment:
- the LOC136547968 gene encoding BTB/POZ and MATH domain-containing protein 2-like: MSGLPADLARLLERKDDVADVEFEVGGKVFAAHKLVLAARSPVFQADLFGAAKEEATGYVRICDMHPDTGGRGGARREEEEAAAAVLAQDLLVAADRYGHRGLKSFIESELCRHNVVGVDTVLPMLALAERHQCWKLKNKCLEFTSSSGATARAVMATDDVKHLTRSCPSAVKELVKILEAKEATPSRRPRMDSADALSFFFLALAFILACILPSGIVNLS, encoded by the exons ATGTCCGGCCTGCCTGCGGACCTTGCCCGCCTCCTGGAGAGGAAGGACGACGTCGCGGACGTGGAGTTCGAGGTGGGCGGCAAGGTGTTCGCCGCGCACAAGCTGGTACTCGCCGCCCGGTCGCCGGTGTTCCAGGCGGACTTGTTCGGCGCGGCCAAGGAGGAAGCCACGGGCTACGTGCGCATCTGCGACATGCACCCGGACAC aggcggccgcggcggcgcaaggcgggaggaagaagaggcggCCGCGGCCGTGCTGGCCCAGGACCTGCTCGTGGCCGCGGACCGGTACGGCCACCGGGGCCTCAAGTCGTTCATCGAGAGCGAACTGTGCAGGCACAACGTCGTCGGCGTGGACACGGTGCTGCCGATGCTGGCGCTGGCGGAGCGCCACCAGTGCTGGAAGCTCAAGAACAAGTGCCTCGAGTTCACCTCGTCGTCTGGGGCGACCGCCAGGGCGGTCATGGCGACCGACGACGTCAAGCATCTGACGAGGAGCTGCCCCTCTGCTGTGAAGGAACTCGTCAAGATTTTGGAGGCCAAGGAGGCGACGCCGAGCCGTCGTCCTCGGATGGACAGCGCAGAtgccttatctttcttcttcctagctttggccttcatcttggcCTGCATCTTGCCCTCGGGAAt TGTCAACTTGTCATGA
- the LOC136549355 gene encoding large ribosomal subunit protein uL5m-like isoform X2 codes for MAARNLMRRAAAYGHRFTVPVPSGALAGSGSRSIGVAAQGLRHYAAPSSVEQAVGNLELHAPKANRRSNIPKKNGTAMMLPLHFHYEDVLRQDLLLKQNHANVMQVPGLFEIKLAPKVGSDLKIPIGKMAMEVLSGQRFKEAKSDPFAKARKSSRTNPFIGADKDSSTAFAQPTVLRGHAMYNFLVRMLTVMSMLDSRAEIRENTIKFFMETEFCEFSPELEDHFEIFEHIRGFNVTIVTSADTKDETSLLWSGFMLNDEGETN; via the exons atgGCGGCGCGAAACCTCATGCGGCGTGCGGCGGCGTACGGCCACCGCTTCACCGTCCCCGTTCCCTCAGGCGCCCTTGCTGGTTCAGGAAGCCGGAGCATCGGCGTCGCCGCTCAG GGCCTTCGTCATTATGCAGCCCCATCCAGTGTGGAGCAAGCAGTGGGAAACTTGGAACTGCATGCACCCAAGGCAAACCGTCGGTCAAATATCCCAAAGAAAAATGGAACAGCCATGATGCTCCCACTCCATTTCCATTATGAAGATGTACTACGTCAGGATCTGTTGCTCAAACAGAATCATGCCAATGTCATGCAAGTTCCAGGGTTGTTTGAGATCAAACTAGCACCAAAAGTAGGCTCCGATCTCAAGATCCCAATTGGAAAAATGGCTATGGAGGTTTTGAGTGGTCAGAGATTCAAAGAGGCAAAAAGTGACCCTTTTGCTAAAGCAAGAAAGTCTTCTCGAACCAATCCATTTATCGGGGCTGACAAGGACAGTAGCACCGCCTTTGCGCAACCGACTGTTCTCCGAGGACATGCAATGTACAACTTTTTGGTGAGGATGCTGACAGTGATGTCCATGTTAGATTCCCGGGCTGAAATTCGGGAAAACACTATAAAGTTCTTCATGGAAACAGAGTTCTGTGAGTTCTCTCCAGAATTGGAAGACCATTTCGAGATCTTTGAGCACATCCGAGGTTTCAATGTGACTATCGTTACTTCAGCCGATACAAAGGATGAGACCTCACTACTGTGGAGTGGCTTCATGCTTAATGATGAGGGAGAGACTAA TTGA
- the LOC136549354 gene encoding probable LRR receptor-like serine/threonine-protein kinase At2g16250, giving the protein MALLLRWLLLLAATAAVANTQPLASRTDMAALYSLRASLGLRARDWPLKVDPCARWAGVDCAAGRVVGVTVAGLRRTNLATAQAPGLALEGLRNLTALARFNASGFALPGEIPSWFGAGLPAPLAVLDLSSAAVNGTLPPDLGASGNLTAVHLSGNRLTGNIPAPLLSVAGLRVLDLSRNNLTGALHNVSVSVSLGVAGDTANASVFNVSGNSLYGVAADAIGALRRRFQVVDVSSNYLDGAWNGSDTRLLATTNCFFGVPGQRSRADCEEFYRKQGVQLVDPPAPSPAPLPEPSPSPSPEKKKKQRISENVLIGVLVAAGTLMALFFIALLLCLVKRRSIGTTGGRGVELNEEGTRSSRRRDSSVSPVMSLPPAVSPGADDGPKNAPAISDEFTYEQLVLATGGFGDDKLIKHGHSGDIYHGVLENGSHVIVKKVGAKGANKHASELDFYTRYSHERIVPLLAHLSNDDEEFLAYKYMPKGDLTNALHKKPVDTADGLPSLDWITRLKIATGVAEAMCFLHDECSPPLVHRDIQSSSVLLDDKYEVRLGSMSDICIQQSGGSQNVFTRILRSSKSLDKHTSGPPATCSYDVLCFGKVLLELVTGNIGISGSNDAASEEWLSNTLNHINSGDRASIAGIIDALLLVDEDHLEEVWAVAIIAKTCLSAKPSRRPTARYVLRALESPLHVVRQGSSRSSSARQQLRSSSSRSSWQSVFQGNHRVQSLDAAAAATSASASALDRRHSLRSHGSGGEASLSFKRAVPTDAAPEPAAAVLDEDDVVV; this is encoded by the exons ATGGCGCTGCTGCTGCGATGGCTGCTCCTCCTGGCGGCAACGGCGGCCGTGGCGAATACGCAGCCGCTGGCGTCGCGGACGGACATGGCGGCGCTGTACAGCCTGCGCGCCTCGCTGGGGCTGCGCGCGCGGGACTGGCCGCTGAAGGTGGACCCCTGCGCGCGGTGGGCGGGCGTGGACTGCGCCGCGGGCCGCGTCGTGGGCGTCACCGTCGCGGGTCTCCGCCGCACCAATCTGGCCACCGCCCAGGCCCCGGGGCTCGCGCTCGAGGGGCTGCGCAACCTCACCGCACTCGCTCGCTTCAACGCCTCCGGGTTCGCTCTCCCGGGGGAGATCCCGAGCTGGTTCGGCGCCGGCCTGCCTGCGCCGCTCGCCGTGCTCGACCTCTCCTCCGCCGCCGTCAATGGCACGCTGCCGCCCGATCTCGGCGCCTCCGGTAACCTCACGGCCGTGCACCTGTCCGGGAACAGGCTCACGGGCAACATCCCGGCGCCGCTGCTCTCCGTCGCGGGACTCCGCGTGCTCGACCTCTCCCGCAACAACCTCACCGGAGCGCTGCACAacgtctccgtctccgtctccctcGGCGTCGCCGGCGACACAGCCAACGCCTCCGTGTTTAACgtctccgggaattctctgtatGGTGTCGCCGCCGATGCCATTGGGGCGCTCAGGAGAAGGTTTCAGGTCGTCGACGTGTCCAGCAACTACTTGGATGGAGCTTGGAACGGGTCTGACACAAGATTGCTTGCCACGACGAATTGCTTCTTCGGTGTGCCGGGTCAGCGCAGCCGCGCGGATTGTGAGGAGTTTTACAGGAAGCAAGGCGTCCAGCTTGTTGATCCTCCAGCGCCCTCGCCTGCGCCTTTGCCAGAGCCATCGCCTTCACCCTCaccagagaagaagaagaagcagaggATCTCCGAAAATGTACTCATCGGAGTCCTTGTAGCCGCCGGAACACTGATGGCTCTGTTTTTTATTGCACTGCTGCTCTGTTTGGTGAAGAGGAGAAGCATAGGGACAACAGGAGGGAGGGGAGTGGAACTAAATGAGGAAGGGACGCGCTCTTCACGGAGGAGGGATAGCAGTGTCAGTCCGGTTATGTCATTGCCACCGGCTGTGTCTCCAGGTGCTGATGATGGACCCAAGAATGCACCTGCCATTTCTGATGAGTTCACCTATGAGCAGCTTGTCCTTGCCACTGGCGGTTTTGGCGACGACAAACTCATCAAACACGGGCATTCGGGGGACATCTACCATGGTGTGTTGGAGAATGGCTCCCATGTCATTGTTAAGAAGGTTGGTGCAAAGGGTGCCAACAAACATGCGAGTGAATTGGATTTCTATACGCGGTACTCGCACGAAAGGATTGTCCCGTTACTCGCGCATTTgagcaatgatgatgaggaattcCTGGCTTACAAGTACATGCCAAAGGGGGACTTGACCAATGCATTGCACAAGAAACCTGTAGACACTGCAGATGGCTTGCCCTCCCTGGATTGGATAACTAGACTGAAGATTGCAACTGGCGTGGCTGAGGCTATGTGCTTCCTTCATGATGAATGTAGCCCACCCTTGGTTCACAG agatatccaatCAAGTAGTGTCCTTCTCGATGATAAATATGAAGTGCGACTTGGGAGTATGAGTGACATATGCATCCAGCAAAGTGGGggaagccagaatgtcttcactCGGATATTGAGATCGTCAAA GTCTCTCGACAAGCACACATCAG GTCCACCGGCCACTTGTTCCTACGACGTGCTCTGCTTCGGCAAGGTGCTGCTGGAGCTGGTGACCGGCAACATCGGCATCAGTGGTTCAAACGACGCGGCCTCGGAGGAATGGCTGTCGAACACGCTGAACCACATCAACAGCGGCGACCGGGCGAGCATCGCCGGCATCATAGACGCGCTGCTCCTGGTGGACGAGGACCACCTGGAGGAGGTGTGGGCGGTGGCCATCATCGCCAAGACGTGCCTGAGCGCCAAGCCATCACGTCGGCCCACGGCGCGCTACGTGCTGCGCGCCCTGGAGAGCCCCCTGCACGTGGTGCGCCAGGGCTCGTCCCGGTCCAGCTCCGCGCGGCAGCAGCTGCGGAGCTCGTCGTCCCGCAGCTCGTGGCAGTCCGTGTTCCAGGGGAACCACCGGGTGCAGAGCCtggacgccgcggcggcggcgacatcggcgtcggcgtcggcgctgGACCGGCGGCACTCGCTGCGGTCGCACGGTAGCGGAGGCGAGGCGTCGTTATCGTTCAAGAGAGCTGTGCCGACGGACGCCGCGCCGGAGCCGGCGGCGGCTGTGCTCGACGAGGACGACGTTGTTGTGTAG
- the LOC136549355 gene encoding large ribosomal subunit protein uL5m-like isoform X1, with the protein MAARNLMRRAAAYGHRFTVPVPSGALAGSGSRSIGVAAQGLRHYAAPSSVEQAVGNLELHAPKANRRSNIPKKNGTAMMLPLHFHYEDVLRQDLLLKQNHANVMQVPGLFEIKLAPKVGSDLKIPIGKMAMEVLSGQRFKEAKSDPFAKARKSSRTNPFIGADKDSSTAFAQPTVLRGHAMYNFLVRMLTVMSMLDSRAEIRENTIKFFMETEFCEFSPELEDHFEIFEHIRGFNVTIVTSADTKDETSLLWSGFMLNDEGETKG; encoded by the exons atgGCGGCGCGAAACCTCATGCGGCGTGCGGCGGCGTACGGCCACCGCTTCACCGTCCCCGTTCCCTCAGGCGCCCTTGCTGGTTCAGGAAGCCGGAGCATCGGCGTCGCCGCTCAG GGCCTTCGTCATTATGCAGCCCCATCCAGTGTGGAGCAAGCAGTGGGAAACTTGGAACTGCATGCACCCAAGGCAAACCGTCGGTCAAATATCCCAAAGAAAAATGGAACAGCCATGATGCTCCCACTCCATTTCCATTATGAAGATGTACTACGTCAGGATCTGTTGCTCAAACAGAATCATGCCAATGTCATGCAAGTTCCAGGGTTGTTTGAGATCAAACTAGCACCAAAAGTAGGCTCCGATCTCAAGATCCCAATTGGAAAAATGGCTATGGAGGTTTTGAGTGGTCAGAGATTCAAAGAGGCAAAAAGTGACCCTTTTGCTAAAGCAAGAAAGTCTTCTCGAACCAATCCATTTATCGGGGCTGACAAGGACAGTAGCACCGCCTTTGCGCAACCGACTGTTCTCCGAGGACATGCAATGTACAACTTTTTGGTGAGGATGCTGACAGTGATGTCCATGTTAGATTCCCGGGCTGAAATTCGGGAAAACACTATAAAGTTCTTCATGGAAACAGAGTTCTGTGAGTTCTCTCCAGAATTGGAAGACCATTTCGAGATCTTTGAGCACATCCGAGGTTTCAATGTGACTATCGTTACTTCAGCCGATACAAAGGATGAGACCTCACTACTGTGGAGTGGCTTCATGCTTAATGATGAGGGAGAGACTAA GGGCTGA